ACGAGATTCCGGAAGCTCAACGCTCCGGAACTCTTAAAGGAGGTGTACCTCGGAGTGAAATTTGAAGATGGGCTACGAGTGAATCAACAAAATTGGAAAAAAGCCGCCTGAACTTTTACACACCTATTGACGGAACCTCAAGAGATGCTCGACCAACTCTTCGACCGACTCAATAGACTTTCGCGACTGCATCCCCGCCTCATCATCGCGAACTGCGGCATCGGTGTGTGGATTGTTTCTCCCATCGATGCGAAGGCGATTCTCAACGATGTCAGCAGCGGCGGCGCGGGTCTTTCCTCGGACGCGGCCCTATCCGTGGGAACCCGTATCGAGTGCACGTTCGAAGTTCCAAAACACTTGGAGTGGGCCCGATTCGTTCACGGCCTGATTTGGAACGGAACCGTGAGGAGCTGCCGCAAGGGGCATTTCGGCGTCCAGTTCGTTCGTTCCGGCAACGTCGCCGAAGTGTGGACGAAACTCGTCTACTCGGCCACAGAATACGTTGTCAATCGGAACCGCGAACTTGATCGCCTCAATGAGCGTCTTCTCCAGTTGTCGCTGACCGATCCGCTCACCGGACTGTACAACAAGAGAGGATTCCAGCAGCGACTGGCGGAGGAGGTCTCCCGTGCGCGTCGCACAAAGCAACCGCTCTCGCTCATCATATTCGACATCGATCATTTCAAGAATTACAACGATTCGAACGGCCACCCGGCCGGGGATGCGCTTCTCGCCCTTCTTTCCTCCCTTCTCAGAGGTATGCCCGACAAGGGATTCAAGAGTGCGCCGTTTCGTGAATCCGACATCTGCGTGCGGTACGGCGGAGAGGAATTCGCCGTGCTCCTTCCGGACACACCGTTGGAAGGAGCGATTACGAAGGCCGATCGCCTCCGGGCGATGGTGGAAACCTATCCCTTTCCGGAGTGCGAGACGCAGCCCGGTGGAAGCGTTACGATCAGTATCGGGGTGAGCGCTTATCCCACGCACGCCGTCGACGCCAACGAGCTAGTGGAGCACGCGGACCGGGCTCTGTATCGGGCCAAACAGGGTGGCCGGAACCGAGCGGTGGTCGACTATGAAGCGTCCCCTGGATCTTCAGTGATCAAGTTTCCGAAGCGATAACCGTATGTTAGATCTAGAGGTCTCCAGCCACTAAACATAATAATCGACTCCGCACATCATTCAGTAGGCTGAATCTTTCCCCAGACAGTAACTTTTAAGAATCCGACGATTGTATTGGGCTAGGGATGGACGGAGCCAAATCGGAGAGAGAGGGAAGGTCTTCCGGCAATTCAAAGCAGTTGACCTTGAATCCAAAAACCATGAATTCCACGGGATAACGACAAGGCGATTATCAAAGGTTTCATCCCTTTTCGATCGATTTTCTTCGCGCTGGCTCACAATCAACTCACAGCTATTCGGCGGCGGCGCGAAATGAATCCCACTTCGCGAGAGCGATTCGAGGGATTTTCAAACCCGAACTACACCATGGTCCCGGACGAGCTGTTCGATGAATTGCTCACGCAGCTCACCGGCGCAGAGCTGAAAGTGGTTCTCTACGTTTGCCGCCGGACGTTCGGTTTCAAAAAACGGGAAGATGCGATCTCCATTCACCAGCTTCTTGCCGGAATCCGCATCAAAAATGGCCGAGTTTTGGATCACGGCGTCGGCCTTTCCAAAAGTGCTCTCATGCCCACCTTACGGACACTGGCAGAAAAAGGGATCATTACAAAACGCGGACAGGTCGGCGCCGATGGCGGAAGCCGGCCGTACTTCTATTCCCTGCGATTCAAACGCGAAGAGGGGGGAGTACCGAAAACTGGTACCCCGGGGGTAC
The genomic region above belongs to Bdellovibrionota bacterium and contains:
- a CDS encoding GGDEF domain-containing protein, translating into MTEPQEMLDQLFDRLNRLSRLHPRLIIANCGIGVWIVSPIDAKAILNDVSSGGAGLSSDAALSVGTRIECTFEVPKHLEWARFVHGLIWNGTVRSCRKGHFGVQFVRSGNVAEVWTKLVYSATEYVVNRNRELDRLNERLLQLSLTDPLTGLYNKRGFQQRLAEEVSRARRTKQPLSLIIFDIDHFKNYNDSNGHPAGDALLALLSSLLRGMPDKGFKSAPFRESDICVRYGGEEFAVLLPDTPLEGAITKADRLRAMVETYPFPECETQPGGSVTISIGVSAYPTHAVDANELVEHADRALYRAKQGGRNRAVVDYEASPGSSVIKFPKR
- a CDS encoding replication protein gives rise to the protein MNPTSRERFEGFSNPNYTMVPDELFDELLTQLTGAELKVVLYVCRRTFGFKKREDAISIHQLLAGIRIKNGRVLDHGVGLSKSALMPTLRTLAEKGIITKRGQVGADGGSRPYFYSLRFKREEGGVPKTGTPGVPEIGGGVLPNFRKKSFPEENSTWNRRGRPTLKNSDASAQVRAKSGQISGVVSLAGVAQTHSGQVVFAFLFNDVSGR